The DNA sequence ttgagaagaattgatgaggaagaacaaaacgtcatgactcaggtgggattcgaacccaggaactcagaatctcaatggatctggttaactagatgcgccactcagttgacaaagttcatgaggcagcagacaagagattagagagctgaaaggattaacatatgtcaatcaccaaagatgcaggaaagacacagcagaagcaccacaatgcagagcaacaacagcaaacatggaaaaatagaacacatgtgaactacagacaggttgagaagaattgatgaggaagaacaaaacgtcatgactcaggtgggattcgaacccaggaactcagaatctcaatggatctggttaactagatgcgccactcagttgacaaagttcatgaggcagcagacaagatattagagagctgaaaggattaacatatgtcaatcaccaaagatgcaggaaagacacagcagaagcaccacaatgcagagcaacaacagcaaacatggaaaaatagaacacatgtgaactacagacaggttgagaagaattgatgaggaagaacaaaacatcatgactcaggcgggattcgaacccaagaactcagaatctctatGCGGTTGCCTTACTCGccgcgccactcagttgacacagttcaagggAAAGCAGAAAAGAGATTACAGAGATGCAGGATTGATATATGCCAATTACCAAAGATGTAGAAATGACAccacagagcagaaataacagaaatacaatgtatatgagaatcaaaaagctcaagtgagattgaagacaagaaaaacattctgtagagcaacgctataaaatgtaatatacagtaattaactatgacaaatagacaacatcacagccacgatcaactttacagaggtatttctcaaaaaactgcctaggtgccagaaaaatctgttcagtcattcctgtgcggattgctccaaacattataccagcagaacctggcataaaataaacaaaatttgtaaaaggagtagcgaaaagatcatttaccatatgccttacaataacacatgaatagaatgttggaaaatgacaaatgaggtatcgttgcaatcggcataaaccagtgaatacaatttcacaaaaaaaattaatatcagacaaagtattcagaagttataagcagttccataagaactgttatagtttataacccctaggtggcgctgtactctgacttcccaggtaccttcaggacatcatgtcgaagctccttactaatttttgcgcggatatgtccaattgttcaaaaaatataacaaattatgtgaaatttcaaaatggcggacaggcggttcagtcaaacccggcataatacacatcgacagatgcggcatgatgtaagcaatccatagacatcaagaccataattttctgacaaacagttaagaagctatgggcaaaaatagcatattttcatatctcatgacccataggtggcgctgtcaccaaatttggcatgaaccccaagttcatggtccacattaagtgtaccaaatttcatttcaattgatcaaagaatgaccgagctacagcttcagaaccatttttgcgtcaacctcgttaagtttgcgcatttattacttttgaaaaaagataaatatcaaaattctgttcggtcatttctgtgcggctcactacaaagatcacctgtgacaaatttcataacaattgcaccaaatttgaaggagtagcgaaaaaactaaatactgtacatttcaaaatggctgctactgtaatgggtggagtcttactgtaaggtattaaaaacaataagcatgaaaagagcaatcacgtgtactaagtagaattttcatagatcaaacggatctgcagttataaccatttgaacattgaatttttgcactgctggtggcgctatagagttagtactagagaccccatttttgaccacctgactatttatgacctccactacaactgtgccaaattgcATCATTTTcttacatacggttcataggactgccatagacaccaatggctaagaagaagaaaaaagtacaattccaataggtgtctcagcaccttcggtgcttgacccctaattccaataggtgtcacagcaccttcggtgcttgacccctaataactGAATTAACTAAAGAGGTGAAGTCTTTGGGTTTATCAGGGCTATCGCAGGACAGAGAGCTGGGCAAAAGATTACAAGAGGAAGAAAGGATGATTTTGGACCAAGAAAGGCAGGATAGAGAGATAGCAAAAGAAAGGGTGCTTAAGCAACAAAAGGTTAGGGCACTGCAGGCTATGGAACAGAGAAAGCGAGAAACCGATGACTggctaaatataaaaatgactGTGCAAACTTTGCATTCTTGGAATATATCCAGTGGACATTATACAAACATCAAGACAGACTAACCTTATAGACTTTGGTCTGCTTCAAGCCAGAATAGTTATTGCACTATGCTGGAAGAGTATGGACGCTCCATCCATGAAAATGTGGATTAAGGAGATATCAAATTGTATCGGACTGGAAAGGCTAACATATATCGCTAAATGTAAGAGGAATGACTTTGATCGGCTGTGGGAGCCATACATAAATATCATGTAAATTGGGACTGCAGACTCTATagaaagaattttttttttacagacaatgtaattattattatttttttctttactaactatttatttatttttgtttgttttttgttgttgttatttattaatattattattattattatcttttttttaagaagtatTAATGGAAGATGTATATGTGAAGAGGTGTAAGCAAGTGTGCTTGTTCTGGGGttataaaatgagaaaatgacaataaaacatattggaaaaaaaaatatatgaaaatgaCACAAGAGTACCCAGCCTCTAAAGGTGGTATAGatatgacaaaaatgtcagGACCTGATGGATTAAGAACTTACAGAGCTAAGATGTTGGTAGAGGAGAGAAACAGAGATTTGGAGTATAGGGACAGATTAGCTTTAGACTTTGACCCAATAGAGGACAGATTCCCATTATTGAAAAGCACCCCTAGAGGTGGAATGAATGAGCCAGGTGTGAGTGTATTTCCTTTGCGTATTGAAGGGAAAACAGCTGTGTATGTCCCATGGGCTCATAGGGATTTAGAGACTATAATAAATTTGTTGCCAAGTTTAAGAGACGGTGCTGGTCCCTGGATCGGTGCGTTGGAGAAAGAGACACAAGGTACAAGATTGGCGGTGGGTGACATAAAAGCCTTACTGGCAAAAATCACTAGTTTGAGGGAAATGGAGGATGTGTTGTGGTCAGCAGGTATGGGACAGAGTGTGGTTTCGTATGATTTTGACGGCCAGTCTCTTGACTGTTGCAGAGGGAGACTTTGGGGTGCCTTGAGAACTGAGTTCCCTGTCAAGTTTGACAGCACCAAACTGACCCCCGCTGCACTGGGTCAGGAGGACTGTGCACTGTGGATTGCTAAAAACATGCAAACTTGGAGAGGGCAGGGGCTGAGAAAAGATCCCACTGACCCAAGAGACTTTGAAACCAGATTGTTCAGAAAGGAACTGCTGGACGCACTGCCAGTGTCTGTGCAAAACAAACTGAGTGACACCCCAGGGCTAGATGCAATGCCACACAGCCAGTGGGTGGAGACCCTGAAACACCATGCCTCCAAACACCAGAAACACAAAAGAGACTTAGAGCAACAAGCTAAAGAGACTGAACGAAAGTTGGTTCAAGTTAGtctgaaagaaaagaaaaagacacaaagacattagtaAGGCCCCCAGGGGAACCTATGTAGTGGGATGGGCAGGGTCATATGAGTCAGCAAGCCACTCTCAGGGCGAAATGGTTGCAACACACCCTCCTAACAAGTCTGAAAAGGTAGCAGATCTGCCAAAACAAGCTGCAGATCAAACCCAAAATCAGAACCCATGGCAGCACCCTCAGGGCGCAGCCCCGTCTCAACCAGTAGTTGTGAATGTAATGGCACCTAGTGGACAGAGTAGATGAATTAGTTTTCGAAGACGGCCAAGGGGCAGAGGAACAGGGCATCCGCCAATCTGGGTCCATATTTCGGGCAAAACAATGTTTGCTGGGGATGTGGAGAGAATACTCATGCTAGGCGTGACTGTCCAAAAAACCCATGGAAGCAATAGGGGTGTTCGGAGGGTCCCATTAACCAACAGGTAGCATTATCCAAAAATGATTGGGAAGAACCTAAATTAACATGCATAATTAATGGAGTGaaaatttaatgtttaatcGACACCGGGGCTACATGCAGCTCAATTGATCCAAAATTGGTACCTGGGGTTGTTGCATCACAATCATCTGTTACAACAATGGGGATTCTCTGGAGAACACATGGAAATGTGTCTGTCAGAAACAATTATGGTTCAGATAGAAGGAAAAACTGTTGTAAATCAATTTCTGAGGGCACCTCAGGTTCCGATCACATTAATTGGAAGGGAAATTTGTGTAAATTAGATGCTACCATCAAAACCACACCACAGGGATTAACATTGCAGTGTCTAACCAAAATAACTAAACAGGAACGTACCCCTTTAATTAGACCAGAAGTATATTGGATAGGGAAATTAGAAAAAATGATGGCGGCTGCCAGAGAAAAAACTAAAGATTTTCAGGGACGAGGAAAGAAGAGAGGATTTAGAGTATGAACAAAGATTAGGAGAAGATATTGAGTTGAGAAGTGAAGGAGTGCTGGTTTGTGAGGCTGGAGTAGGAGTGAGGATCAGCAGTTTTAAGCTAGATAATTTTGCTGTGGAAGGAAGCCACCCCCATGTGAAAGTGTGGGTGTGGGGAAATCATATGGCTAGGGACCCAGGACCTTATGTGAAAAAGTAATATTCCATTGAATGGGAAGAAGGAGAGGAAGGCTGGATGGAGAACAGGGAGCTAGGTTGGTATCTTATTCCATTAGAAATGACTGAGCCAGGTATACAGCAGAAGCAAATAATTTTACAGGACAGCAGCACAAAGGAGCAGGTAATTGCATTGTTTAACCAATTGCTAAAAGATAAGCTAGTTATCCCCAGAGATGAGAGGGAGTATGCTTGCAATATGTAGATAATATTTTGATAGCACAAAACAACAGATAGGGGTTTGAGAAATTAACAGAACAAGTTTTGAGCAGACTGTATGACATGCAGATaaaagtatcaaaataaaagctgaTATTGGCTAAAACCAGTGTAcaataactaaaaaaagtaatcTTTGAAGAGCAAAAAGAAATTTTTGACAAACACCACAGAACCATGCTTGACTATCCATAGCAAAACACAGTGATGCAAATGATGGAATTAACGGGAGCCATAGGGTATTGTAGTTCATACTAAAGTTAATACCAGAATATGCCAGTAGGGTAAATTAATTTAGGGAATTTAAATGTGAGGACATGGGAAAAAATCAGACAAATGTTGTTATATTGTAGTGAAGGCACACCACATGTTTGTATAACAGAAGGCATTCATTTATTGACAAAGGAAATGAAAAAGCAGATGAGAAAGCAAAATTAGGCGCGCCAAAATCAGAGCGAGCTGAAACCATGACCATGGTAGCGACAAGGTCAGGTAAAAAGACTGACAGTGAACAGGTGAGCATTTCCGCAGACGTAACTGTAGATGAAATCAGAAACATGCAAAATACAGCATAACAAATTGAAAAGATGGAGTGGCAAAGCAGAGGTGTTGTCAACGTAAAAGGTTTGTGAAGAACAGAGCAACAACAATTAGTAATACCATCTAGAATGGAGAAAATGGTAATGATGAATGCGCATGGTAGTGAACATTGCGCAAGGGGGGAGATGATAGATAAGATTTTGAGAAAACAGGGTTTCTGGTTTATCAATATGCAAAACAAAATTAGCGATTTTTTGTGAATGTGACATATATGAAAAGAAATGTCAAACCAGTAGTACATCCAATGCGTCTGTTTCCAAGTGTGGAAGGACCATTTGTGCATTTAGTGATGGATTTTGTAAATATGATCCACCCAATTAAGGAGAAAATTTGTTTTTTCGAGATGGACAGAAGCTTATCCAGTGTGAACGCTGAGTGCGCAAGCAGTGGCTGGAGCACTTAAGAGGGAAGTGGTCCCAAGATTTGGGCTTCCCAAGGTATTGCAGGCAGATAATGGACCAGGATTTCAGGCCAACCTGTTGAGAAAAGCACTTGCTAGGGTAGGAATAACCCAAAAATTTGGATCAGGGTATCTCAAGGGGCGGTTGAGAGGTGTAATGGTTTAATCAAATCAAAAATAGCCAAAATCTGTGCACAGACTAAACTAATTCGGGTTCAGGCCTTACCAATAGCGCTCATGGTCATAAGATCTAGTACTAGCAGGGAAACGCATTTATCCCCTCATGAAATGGTAACTGGGAGACCAATGTTCAAAAGctaaccaaaatgaattgaattTGGAGCATGAGGAGGAtctaaaaaatgaaattaatgaaTATACTGCTGAACTAATGAGAAACCATAAAGCTATTTTACAGATTGAAAGCAGGCCCAGAGAGACACCTGGTGACGAGACTGCAACACCTTTTCCTGTAGAAACCGGGGTGTAGATCAAAGTTTACTAACGTAAGTGGGATGAACCCAGACGAGAAGGCTCGTATGAGGTCATAGAAGCTAGCCCAACAGCTGTTAAGGTAAAATGTTCCTAATTGTGGTATAATAATACTCTTTGCTTCCAGGTACCAGAGAAGACAACCAGGGCGACTGTCTCCATGTCATTATGTTGAAATAACCATATGATAAATAAACACTGTAACCTTATTTTTTAGATAGTGATGTGATGAACCATAGAAACTGGATTTGGAGATCACAAAGAATGGGTAATGTATGATCAAAGCATTTAAGGATATGGAGGATGAAGATTGCAtgaatgttgtttatttgtttctaataatgaaaatgtttctCCCACCAAATGTACAGGCTTATAAAGGTAATtgtaactgtaaaaggatgttgtactaagtactaagattgaatgtcacttgggggttgaataaaactgataatgatgtgagcacagaaaagacatttgtggttatttcattataaatgttatgttatatttgtctgacctacacatgcctctttgatgtaattgtaagcaggatgactgaatgatcaaaatcaatgtcaaaccagccaaaacaatcaatttcggttggggttgaataattttgaacacaactgtattaaCAAGGTATTatcttttgcatttattatttttattacaagTTATAATCTTTTATTAGTAATGCAAGTTGCAAACCTGAAGTGTGTGTAAAATAGGGAAAGGGATGGTTTTAAGCATCACTGTCCACGATGTGATGACAGTGTAAAAAGCCTGGTAAGTGACTGATGGTCCAGGAATCTCCTGGGGGTGGAGGTAAAACATCCACCTAGCACGGCTTACCAGaaagtgaaaatatttttttgaaaagatgaTATGCTTGCTTTCGATTTAAAATTGaatgttatgttatttttttacatgttgttaatcattattctttttttacagGTTGTTAATTATCATTTAAAGGATAACCCGTGTGAAAAGAAGCTAGAAAAGTGACTGAGGGTCTGGCCATAATTGTCAGGGGTATTTTATTCATTGATTCTTTCTTTAAAGTACCTAGCCCGGCTTCTCTGGTATCATCAGTCGTATTTGCAGGGTGGTTATCGAAAACATTTAGTTTCCGAAGGGGGGATATATGGTAGAGAAATTTTGAGTGTTTTATCTTATGCttagtataaatgttttatataaagtatacttttaatgtgttttatggTTGAGGTCTAAATGAATTAAGTTGTCTCTCTCATGCTTGCACATGACAGTGTTTTTCCACAGCTAGGCCGGGATGGGGGACGTGTGACCTTGGTAAGAATAGCAAGATAGCTTTATGACGCATTAGAAAACAAAGGCATTGTGTTTTACCAGCAATGGCTGTCTTTTTGTTTAGCAACTTAAAGGTCGCAAAGATACAGGCCCAGTACAAACAGATTGTTCGAATGGGAGGGCTACTAAAACTGGGGCACTATTTAAATCACTGAGAAACTCAGAACGGGGTCATTGTCATAGTCATTGTCATTGTCAACATCATTTTACCAATGCAGGTGTATACACCCTATGACCAGTATTGTGTTTCAAGCTGTCTGACacaattctttaataaaatactttgaagAGAATTTTACATCTCAACCGTCTCTGATTCTCTTGAAAAAATCCACGACAAATAGCATTCAGAACTAAAAgaagttaaaatataaataacttcaAATATGATCAATTCATACGCACTGAAGTTCTTCAGTGTCCAGGTGTTGGCTGTGGATGCGTCCTTCAGCCAACTCTTTGGCCACAGCTTCACGCTGCACCTCGATGCTCTCTAGCTCCTGGACCATTGATTCTTCCTTCTGTTTTAGCTGCTGCAGCTCAGCCAGCAGACTGGCCTCCTCCTCTTCTTGCAGCTGAGATAGCAGGTCTAAACAGTTCCTTACAATtcacaaaaaacaacaatgtCAAAAACCAACTGCAGTGAACTGCAGCTGCTATTTGTTTGCTGGTGTTTTATTGCTCGATTGAAAGCAAGACAACAAGCACAAGCATTGCAGGATAATGGTTAACAGAATAATAATGACTGTTCTGCAAAAAATTTTAATCATTATAAATAATCATTATATCTGAGAATATTTTAGATGATCCGATTCGCCACCCACGTCAGCAAACCTGCTCATACTGTATGtggatttaaaacaaaacaaaaaatgcagaataaaaaatatagtctGAGATTTTTTACCTGCATATGTAttgttgtgatttaaaaaaaaaaacatcaaaaataaaatttgaataaaatttGTAATAGTCAGAGACATTTAATAGGATAATACggacttaaaaaatatttaaatgtgacTGCATGAGTGTAAAGTAGTGTGGATCATGAAGAAGATTTTATCAACAACTCTGGGGTCGACTGGGGTGGgggcgccgcaaactctttatttttcaatcactccgcaaagagacttagataactctgtccactcccaataaaaacagaatgttgtacttttcgcaaaattaagaaaatagacatgatgcgtgttttgttctctctccctcagtgaagtcctttcagaaacgcgtcagaaaaatgaactgtaacttaacgaatacatgtcatagaaacaaaagataaatgtctacataatgcttggaatgtcagcttttaaatgatgtaagtgagatcgaacagacattgtcattcggtgtaaactgtatgagaaggaggaGAGAAACCGTCTTTCTCCTGTTACCtgtttatctgtaatgagatgagaccgccaccccccccccccccccccgccaTTGAAGTAAGTGATgcagagacatccatatgcataacttgtgcctcctgcagtcaatcgATACACAATCTACGATCCAGTCTCTTCATTCCTTGTTATGCTGCGTTGTTTCATCCGAGTGCACCAAACATGactctaaatccttatttacttgcgtatgtgtctcactatctccagacgcaaatgttttctttgtcCTTTCATCAAACAGTACACACGACCGGCacgaacacacacaaacacacaagttAGGAAATTTGATgcgctttttggtattcttataaaatatgcgattgcaaacagtacatctcaatccttatttacttgcgaagcgtatatctccgcacagcaagtttactaaacacaggatcactcgcatgtgcacacatactgctttcatgatcaacatGTGAGGGAGTAATGGCGGcagcggctgtaaacaaacattgttaAGTTTATtacgcttgtcccttgttgtgtttctactataatgattacaaaaacacaaataagagttcgacaacgataggcagttcttcttttgagctttttactgcacaaaagtaaaacctcttgctggccaaccaaacactaaccctgtgttaatttttacgatggccaaatagtacctttaccatgattactatggtttttaaaggtatacttttgaaattaatatatttatataatgtgtgtgtgtgtgtgtgtgtgtgtgtgtgtgtgtgtgtgtgtgtgtgtggtattTACATTCTATTGAaaatttttgttataaattcccaagtaaaccttatcatggttttactacagagaaagttacattcctgttgaacattcctacaaggctcattatgtggctcattatgcaactctTTTGTTTCCTGAGC is a window from the Misgurnus anguillicaudatus chromosome 4, ASM2758022v2, whole genome shotgun sequence genome containing:
- the LOC141363664 gene encoding uncharacterized protein, producing the protein MKMTQEYPASKGGIDMTKMSGPDGLRTYRAKMLVEERNRDLEYRDRLALDFDPIEDRFPLLKSTPRGGMNEPGVSVFPLRIEGKTAVYVPWAHRDLETIINLLPSLRDGAGPWIGALEKETQGTRLAVGDIKALLAKITSLREMEDVLWSAGMGQSVVSYDFDGQSLDCCRGRLWGALRTEFPVKFDSTKLTPAALGQEDCALWIAKNMQTWRGQGLRKDPTDPRDFETRLFRKELLDALPVSVQNKLSDTPGLDAMPHSQWVETLKHHASKHQKHKRDLEQQAKETERKLVQVSLKEKKKTQRH